In Sporosarcina psychrophila, a genomic segment contains:
- a CDS encoding DEAD/DEAH box helicase gives MSKFTDYQFKPFLREAIGRLGFENPTPIQKEIIPLILKGTNAIGQAHTGTGKSHSFLIPILQRTDATVDELQAVITAPTRELATQLYNELAKMTEGTEVRSSLLIGGTDKQRSIGKLKSNPHIIVGTPGRINDMSENGALVIHTAKILVIDEADLAFDMGFIEDIDKFAAKMPAKLEMYVFSATIPEKLKPFLTKYMESPVHVKIGERKPLTEGMHYSLVPVRSMSKKKKLLQVMEGINPYLAIIFMNTRQNAEGLATYLAESGIKVGRIHGDLTPRERTRMMKQIRDLEFQYIVATDLAARGIDIPGVSHVINFELPDDLEFFIHRVGRTARAGLKGTAITLYEPSEDDKVVRIEKIGIPFVHEEVKNGEWVEVKERHSRRNRVKEVDDIDRKAISFVPKPSKVKPGYKKKMAQQVESFKKRERRLKRKK, from the coding sequence AATGCAATCGGACAAGCACATACAGGAACGGGGAAATCCCACAGTTTCCTTATACCGATATTACAACGGACAGATGCAACTGTCGATGAACTGCAAGCAGTTATCACGGCCCCGACAAGAGAGTTGGCGACGCAACTGTACAATGAACTTGCGAAGATGACAGAAGGAACGGAGGTGCGCAGTTCGCTGCTCATAGGTGGTACGGACAAGCAGCGGTCTATCGGGAAATTAAAATCGAATCCGCATATTATCGTTGGAACGCCAGGACGAATTAATGATATGTCCGAAAATGGGGCACTTGTAATTCATACAGCAAAAATCTTGGTTATAGATGAAGCGGACCTTGCATTCGACATGGGCTTTATTGAAGATATCGATAAGTTCGCAGCAAAAATGCCTGCTAAACTTGAAATGTACGTATTTTCTGCAACGATTCCGGAAAAGCTAAAACCGTTCCTAACTAAATACATGGAATCACCTGTTCATGTGAAAATTGGTGAACGCAAACCATTGACGGAAGGGATGCACTACTCCCTAGTACCTGTTCGCAGTATGAGTAAAAAGAAAAAGTTACTGCAAGTAATGGAAGGGATCAATCCTTATTTGGCAATCATCTTTATGAATACAAGACAAAACGCTGAAGGACTCGCAACTTACCTTGCAGAAAGCGGCATTAAAGTCGGAAGAATTCACGGCGATTTAACACCGCGTGAACGGACACGAATGATGAAGCAAATCCGGGATCTAGAATTCCAATATATAGTAGCGACAGACCTTGCGGCACGCGGAATTGATATTCCTGGTGTCAGTCACGTTATTAACTTCGAACTTCCTGATGACCTTGAATTTTTCATTCACCGCGTGGGACGTACTGCACGTGCTGGGCTTAAGGGAACGGCAATTACACTGTATGAACCTTCTGAAGACGATAAAGTAGTCAGAATTGAAAAGATAGGTATTCCATTTGTTCATGAAGAAGTAAAAAATGGTGAGTGGGTTGAAGTAAAAGAGCGTCATTCAAGACGAAATCGAGTAAAAGAAGTAGATGATATTGACCGTAAAGCAATCTCATTCGTACCAAAGCCGTCGAAAGTGAAACCAGGCTATAAAAAGAAAATGGCTCAGCAAGTAGAGAGCTTCAAAAAGAGAGAAAGGAGACTGAAACGTAAAAAATGA